The window tctttgctttaatccactggagaaagaagtggggaaccactccaggatctttgccaagaaaacctcatggccTAGTACCGGTGTGTTTAGGTCCCTTTGAACACCATCACCACCCGCTCTGCCATATATTATGGTGTAGTCAGCTAGGTagttgtctttgtatttctacaGTAATGAGGAGGGCCTCCTTTTCACATAATAATGCTAATAACGAAGGACTGTGTTAAACGATTTAtaattttcatctcattttatcctgacAATTCTGGggtaggtaatttttaagttattaatATTCCCCTTTTACAGACTAAATTGCTCCCCTGTTTTGAGAAGATTAAATTTGTATGAACTTTatcctttcttttgtatttcaaccAATCAATGAATActgaagatcaaagaaaagtaaaaagtatGGTTCCTGCCCCAAGGAGCTCacttctaatggggaagacaacatgcaaatattgTACATGCAAGATCTATGCAGTGGGGACAGTtttgtggcacagtggacggagcatcaaccctggattcaagagggcctgagttcaaatccagcctcagacacttgacgcaaaagtcacttaaccctggttagCCCCCCCTCCCAAGTCTTGCAGAATCTATGCAGTGTAAATCACAGTCAATCTCAGAGTACTGGTAACTGAGCaaattttggaaatgaaatttGTATAATGTATAtgatttttgccttttccttttctttttagaaatgcAGAACCTTCTGAAAAGCATTTTCGAATGAATAGCTTTGTTACAGACTTTGGAAGGTCTCGGGAGCCAGATAAGGTATTTTCTCGACCAGTAACTGCTGAATCCAGATCTCTCTTCCATTGCTACATCAATGAAGTGGAACAGTTGGATGGGCCAAAGACAAGCCACAAGGTGACAGCTGTGGATGCTGATGAACTCTTTCAGGAGGGATCCAGAAGCAGTGGGAGACCAGAGGAGGAGGATCTGACGCAGATGACCAAATTCAACATCCCCAACTTTGTGAACACTGACCCAAACTCCTCCTTCGGGGAGGACGATCTCCTGATATCTGAGCCACCAGTTGTTCTGGAAAATAAGCCAATAGCCCAGACTTCCCATGAAGTTATAGATTAAGAAATACTGGCTAAAGAACAGAGTCTAGATATGCTAAGCAAGGGATTTTCTTCACAGAAAGTTTCAGATTTGTTtcaaaggtgtgtgtgtgtgtgtgtgtgtgtgtgtgtgtgtgtgtgtgtgtgtgtgtatactagtGGATGCACATATGGCTTAAATAGAAGGCAATGAAACAATGAATTAGTACTTACCAAGACCTCTAGATTtggtattttgaatttttttggggaaaaaagaaattagactaTCACCCTTTTAGTGGGCTGGAAATGGTTTCATCCCttatagtggatagaaaactggatgtggagtcaggaagccgAAGATTCAAGTCCTCTTTCTGAAATATACTGCCTGggtgatcctagacaaatcactttaatttctcatttttttctagccAATTCTACTTAGAAAGTACCAGACTGCTTTAGTAGGAGCTCATCCAGTTCATCAtcgtctttttttttcaaagaaatcacaTACCTAGTTCCTATCTTATATATTATGCCAGTTGTCCTAGGCAGGGCTGTGTTAACcagtgtgaatgaatgaatactctCTCCTCTTCTGTTCTGGGAGTCTAAAGACAAAGCCCTCTCCACTGGTGGGCCCTTTGACTCCTCTGCCCAGTAATCAAACATAACTCTTTGTGTAGAGGTTTAGTACGGGACAGCAGGAGTTTGCCGAGGGCTGAGAATCCATTTTGTAAGAGCATCCCAGATAGCCACTAACCAAAATGTCACTTGCCTTGCTTCTCCAGGTGGCCTTGTTCAATTGGATGTACCTGCTTCAAATTCCGCAAGAGTGAGTGGTGGGAGGTTTGAGGCAGCTGGGTGATGGAGTGGTTGGTGTGGGGCTTTGGGactttcaaatcctgcctcagatttgTTGTACGTATTTGGTGTATGAATCTGGGTAAGTCATTGACCTCAgtacctcagtttgctcatctgtaaaaagagatgatgataatagcatctactccacagggctattgtgagaatcttttaagataatatatgtaaagtgttttgcataccttaaagtgctttataaatattagctattattatgactattattgctgttattatttattattattaaattgccTTTAGGATACATCTGACCAGCACTCCTCCTCACAAGAAGGTGCTCAAGCTTAGTTTGTCCAGCTTTTAATAGGGGTGTTCTCCAATGTTAACCATAGTTAATAATACTGTCTTCTCATCATTGTTACATTTTCTATAAATGGATGGAAAACATTCTTCGTCGACCAGCTTTCCTTAATTGTCCAAAGCATGAAGTTTGATATTCTTTCCATGGCAGGGATTTTTGACCCAGTCTACCATGGATGCTTTACACAACACCAGTAACAAATCATTCACATCTTAAAATATCCTGCATGTGGAAAGTCTGAAGCCTGGGACAGATTGCAATTCAGCTTTCTGGCTGCAAAATTGGAAGGACatatatgttatgaaatttttcccTGCTTTTGGTGAAAACCAACCTCCTCCTGCTTTGTACTGAGTGTAAAAATAAAAGTGTTCGATTGCATATTCCTCAGCTGCTCAGTTGTGATACCTGTGTATTTACATGCTGTTGGGATATGATGCCTTTCTCTTGCCTCTTAGTGATTAACTGGTGAAAACACAGGGCATCCTGGTTATCTTTCATACCAGCTCTAATCCCTGTATTTTaataggaacagctaggtggtccagtaaATAGAATACTGGGTttatcttcctgaggtcaaatctgacctgagacacttattagatgttgtgaccctgggcaagtcacttaaccctgtaaaatgagctggaggaagaaatagtaaaacactctaatatctttgccaagaaaacctcaaatgtggggcaactaggtggcatagtggatagagcaccggccctggagtcaggaggacctgagttcaaatcctacctcagacacttaataattacctagctgtgtggccttgggcaagccatttaaccccattgccttacaaccccccccccccaaaaaaaacaaaaaacctcaaatgggttctcaaaatgttgaaaataactgaacaacaaacaccagtctttttttttttttaataaaaataccaTTCTCTAACATTTTCTCCTCCCCAGTATCCCTGAGGCAAATATTATTCTTAAGGATACAAAGTGGCCTGTAGTATATAGCCAGGTTTGAACTCTCTTTGTTTAAGGTAAAGTTACTCTCTGAATACTTATAAATGGTCTTACCCTGGAAGTCTAATGCTTACCCCAAAGAGGAATCAAAGCTAATTAAAGCAATTTTATTTATACTACTTGGATGTGGTACAGGCAGGTTGAAAAAGAAAAGCCTTtgcaaagtctttttaaaatattttaatatttgagtACTCTTAATTGTAAGTGGATGAATATAATTACTTAAGGTAAAGGTTCTTTTTCAAAGGTTTCAGGTATCCTAGGGATCAATGGGTAGGTTTAAGAAAGAGATCTGTTaccttggattaaaaaaaaattccatttttattttcaatatctttGTTCTCCTTTGTTCACAtttttttgtgcatttaaaaaccttTAGAGAAGGGTCCATAGTCTTCATCAGACTGACAAAGGAGTCTATCACATATAAGAAGTTAAGAACCCCAAATCTAGGGAATGTTTTCACCACCTATCAGTTCAAGAATTTGGGGTTAGGGTGGAGATGAGTTAAGAGAAAGATGACCAAAGCTTATGAACCAGATTATGTGTGAGGGGAGCTCAGGATGTGGGAACTCACTCTATTCATGCAGTTTGGTAACTTTTCTATACAATTTGTAGTCTTAAGAGAATTGCCTGGACCATTGAGAGGTTAAGTCAcctgcccagggtgacacagtttGTATGTGTCAGAATCTAaataccaccatcttcagtgtTTTCCCCCTTCTAactctttccctttgcctctttttccctcccttctttctgtcagttactccctttctcccctctccccccattcccctctaAATACTTGacaggtaagataagtttctaaactgaCTGTgggttaatccctctttgagtcaaatctgatgagagtaagattgtTGGACAAAAATCACAACTTTCCCAAGGCTCAGTTTACTAATCAATGAGGGTTTTGGTTTAAATGACCTGTATAGACCTTTTAGATCTACATTCCTATGATCCTTTCATACCCTTCAGCTTCTGAGGTTATCCCAAATATTTCTCTAGATAGCAGAATCAGGATGGTCATCTTGAGGGACAGGACAAGCTTGTCTTACTAAGTCTTGCCTCAATGAGTTATGGGTCAGCAAATAGGCACCTACAAGCTCTAATTGATCTGCCTGGGCAGAGTTTTGGATTATGGGTTGCATTAGAACACAGTGATAATCCTGTGGGAAATGAATTTTGATAAcgaatatatttttccattttagaaattcTTCTACCATTCTTGACTTTTCTGGGTGATAGTGATTTGCTCAGCCTCATCCCTACTTTGGTCTAGTGACCAAGAGAGGTCCCTGGCAAAGAGAGATAAGCTTTtatagtcaggaagaactgaattcaaatctggcctcctaggtttactagctatgtgaccctggaaaagtcacttaaccctgtttgcctcagttttctctgctataaaatgaactggagaaggaaatgacaggccatctttgccaagaaaatcccaaatggagtcactaaGAGTTAGACATATctttccccaactgacaaatggtcaaaggatatgcaaagacaatctgcagatgaggaaatcaaagtgatccatagtcatatgaaaaattgctctaagtcacaaattattagagaaatgcaaattaaagcatctctgatgtatcacttcacacctctcagactgaccactatgaccaaaaaggaaaatgattaatgttggaagggttgtgggaaatctgggacactaatacattcttggtggagctgtgaattcatccaacctttctggagagcaatttggaattcctcccaaagggcaataaaaatgttcataccctttgatccagcaataccactactgggtctataccccaaagagatgatgaaaaaggggaaaaacatcacttgtacaaaaatattcatagcaaccctgtttgtggtggcaaagaattagaaattgagtgaatgtccatcaattgaggaatggcttaacaaactgtgatatatgtatgtcatggaacactattgttctattagaaactaagagggacgggaattcagggaagtctggagggatttgcatgaactgatgctgagtaagatgagcagaaccagaacactgtacaccctaacagcaacatggggatgatgatcaaccttaatggacttgctcattccatcagttcaacaatcaggcacaatttgggggtatctgtgatggagaataccatctctatccagagaaagaattgtgaagtttgaacaaagagcaaagactattacttttaataaaaaaaaccctgttatcttattatgtaattttgctatctcttatactttatttttcttccttaaggatatctctctctcatcacattcaaactGCGATCATCAGACCAATgtaaccatggaaacaatgtaaagactaacagactaccttctgtgggggtggggggagggaagtgagattaggggaaaaactgtaaaattcaaaataaataaatttaaaaaagagttagacatatctgaacaacaacaacaacaaaaattttaattccaGATTCTCACTTATTAAATCATGCAAGTCACACCACCGATAATCACTTGGTTGGTTGGCATGGATGACTAGTAATtaattatatacaaagaaattCTCTAATGAACTTCTTTAACCCTGATTAGGATAAAATTACCAGTAAAGGGTTGCCCAGGGACCatgaaaaattttacaaagaaggacTTCTTTTAAGCTCTCAGGAGATTTTGAGATTTACTCTGATGCTACAGAATTACTTTACTTCTCATGTATCATAATATCTTTACATAGTTGTACTCATGAGTTAGATCTTCTAAAATGGTACTATCAAAGCCAAGGAAGAGACCAGGGGCAGTAACCTAAGGATAAAATCTAGAACTGCTCTGGACTAACTCCTTgtgggaaatgaggaaactgagaaatagGGAGATTTAAATGATCTACCCAAAGTCATATGGGGAATGAGCATTAGAGGCAAGGACTATGAATCCAGCTCCTCTAATTCCCAAGTGGAGTATTCTCTCCAATAGTCTCCCTCTACCTTCCATTTGGGGAGGACAGAGCCAGACTTACTGCTATCTATCCTGTTTTAAATTATGGCTGAGAAAGCTTAAAGCTCCCTCATGTCTGTGTATCCCAAGCATTCTACAAACACAGATGTGTTAAAACAAAGCATAGCTGCAGTTATAGGGGATAATGAGCAGATAGAATGCAGTGTGGTATCAGGGGATTCCTGGATTTGAAACTTGTTTCTTATTCTGCTTAGCTATGTCACCTctgaggttcagtttcctcatctgcataatAGGATGAGTACCCTATAAGGGTTTACTTTGTgactgttgtgagaattaaaattaaaataatagcagCTAAGTTTATATAGTACTTAAGCATTTGcaaaaatactttacatacattatctaatttgatcctcttttctcccattttgcaggtaaggaaactgaggctgaatgaggttaaatggcttgctcaggaACACagtatcagagatggaattttaatttaggtcctcctgattcaaagTCTAGTATTCATgtatagaaagaattttttttagtttgaatattttattgttcCTAATTgcttgtaaaaacaattttttaacagtttgtaaaattttaaattttaaaattctctccctctgcCTTCTCCCTGAGAGGATAAGCAATTTGTTATAAGTTACATACATGCAATCATGCAAAgcatcatttttaaatttgtgtATGTCAGTTCTGTCTGTATGGTTACAAAATGGTCTAGAGATtgtttataatgaaaaaaaattctccaaatataATTGTGCAAAAGGCACCATTATATCATCAGTCAGTTGGAAGATAGACACATTGCCATTCCAGATTACCAAATTTCCTTGGTGAATTCCAGGCCCTTGAGGTCTTAATTAATCTTTGTTAGCCACCAGGGATCATAtctaacatatatacatacatacacatatataaaacatatatttatacacatacacagatagatgatgatagttattttaaattgaatttctcttcaaTCTTGTTGGACTTTGTTGATAATACGCAGTAATgctgatttatgtgggttcatttcATATCCTACAATTTTTCTAAAGTTGTTATTTGAACTGGACTTTTAATTAAcattctaggattctctaagtatttcATTGTGTCTTAAAGTATAGTACTCTTTCATTGATgaaccacaatttgttaagttattccccaattgatgaggtCAACTTTTTAACACCTATATTCTACTGGTTCCAATGTATCAATACAAAGACATGAAATTTTACAGTCTCCAAATAGATGGAAATAAATATCACAAAGAGGGCAATGGAAAGGTGTATTGTGAATGTAAGCAACCTGCAACATATAATGAAGAAAAGTATTATGAAATGTTATGAGTGAATTATATATGATAGAATAAGATGGACTGGTCATTTATTTGAATGAGGATGAAGGACTGGAGGACAAACATAAGCATTCACCTAATGTCCTTGAGATACcagaagagaacaaagaaagtcTCCCTCTGTAAATCTTATAGGATGACATGAACAAAAGTCATACAGGATGGTCAAGCATGGATGGGTTGAGGTCTTTATTATTGGACAGAATATCCAAATGAATGAGATCTCAGGcattagattgtaagatcctatatatattagatacttaatatttgATTGACTCATTTAAATATTTGAGGCAGACTGAAATGCatctagaaaaatacaaataaaatggtGGAAGGTCTCAAGATCTTGCCATATGAGAATCTGTTGAAGAACCTCTGCATGTTTAGTCTAAAGGACATGATcattatatgttataaatatataaagtatatattttcatatacttTATGAAGAGCTGTTCTGCAGAAGAAAGATTAATTTGTTCTACTTGCTCCTTAAAGGGAGAACTTTTGAAAACAGGCTCATTAGAAGCACCCCAAAGTAGTGAATTTCTTGAGAATAAATTTCTCTCATTGGAGTTCCTAAAGTAAACATTAAATGAACATTTAGGGATGTTGTGGAAggcttttttttcaaggtaaaataaagttggaatcagaaaatctgcGATGTGTCAAGAATTAAAAGATTCTCAAGGCAAATGACCAATATTTTCTCTCAGGGGGGAAAAAcccaaaactttaaaatacttgcaatcatattttttccattcagaATTATGCTGACCAAGGTGAGCAGTGACATGTGAGCCTATTCTAGGGTGGTGTCAAtgggaaaacaaagcaaaaatttgGATGCAAGAAgcatcacaaaagaaaaatagagtttgGTAAACATGTTGAGTagagggagagaagacagacacaacTCAAGATTTAGAGCTTGCTAGTCCCTTTTCCTCTAAGGTTGCCTTGCTATTTCTACATGTTTTGTATATGTCTATTGTATTTAACATATCATCTCCTTTAGAAATTAAGTTCCCCAAGAACGAAGCCTTttaaagtgcataaaagagcttgtattttggGATTTCCCCACCCCTGTCTCCCAtaagagaggtgtgccattttgttaagatatcttaataaaagacattttaatcactctgggggaaaaaaatgaatttaagttCCCTGAAAGCAAGaactgtttgttttgtttagcaCTTACCACAAATTAAAAGTTTAATACTTGTTTTATTGGAAGAATGAACATAGTACATTATTAGTTACTATGGAGatgatgagttttattttttagattctaACTTCAAATCGATAGCAGGACATTCAGGTGATGAGCAGTAATAGCtgaaaatacataaattataCCTGAAAAAGTCTGAAGTAAGTTTAGATATCAAGATTCAGgagtaatttttatatatttaataggcTATCAGGAGGATTAGATCTCCAAGAGAAAAGGGCAAAGAATTGAGCATACCATTTCTGGTTTCTGACAAGTGTGTGTGCTGAACCACCGACTGGAAGATGCCCACTGATTCCAAAAGCAGAGTATTTTGAGGGAAAGTTCTTTTGATCTACTTTTGATTGATGATTCAATTGTCTAGGGATGGGAAGATATATTGTGCTTGGGTTTTGTATAGATTTTTCAGAAGTCCCATTACTCTCAGTTTGTTTCAGAAGATGaaatttgtttaaattaaaataaagaggCTTCTCTTCTCCATAGCAGTAGATCAGGTATTCTGGAGGGTGGTATTGGCAGCTAAATAAAGGGACATTGGCAGTGAGAAGGATAGGGAACAAAGGGTCCAAAGAAAAGGATTAAGAACATCATTCAGGGTCTATGAATGAAGCTTAGAAGGTGGAACCTAACTCAAATAGGTTTAGAACTCGTAGGGCCTTTTGTCCATTCCCTATAATTTTATGTttgaaagggaataaaaaaggATAGACACTCCAGTTTTTGACTTCCATTCTGCATTGAAGCAATCACACTTATTCTTTGGATGACCATGCTAAGTGTGGATTGATAGACCAATGGACAGAAAAGAACAAATGGGGATACAACTAGgttaataaatgaatttatagacAAAAACATGTTTCAGAGCTCATACCCCACAATAGCAAAAGTAGAAAATTTTATTGTTACTTCatggtacaattttttttcttagaaacataaataaaataataaattataaggTTTACAATATCTTCTTTTGGAAAACAATGAAACTATATATACaca is drawn from Macrotis lagotis isolate mMagLag1 chromosome 5, bilby.v1.9.chrom.fasta, whole genome shotgun sequence and contains these coding sequences:
- the MRAP2 gene encoding melanocortin-2 receptor accessory protein 2, with protein sequence MSAQRLISNRTSQLPSSNSDYTWEYEYYEIGPVSFEGLKAHKYSIVIGFWVGLAVFVIFMFFVLTLLTKTGAPHQENAEPSEKHFRMNSFVTDFGRSREPDKVFSRPVTAESRSLFHCYINEVEQLDGPKTSHKVTAVDADELFQEGSRSSGRPEEEDLTQMTKFNIPNFVNTDPNSSFGEDDLLISEPPVVLENKPIAQTSHEVID